From a region of the Vidua macroura isolate BioBank_ID:100142 chromosome 25, ASM2450914v1, whole genome shotgun sequence genome:
- the NKAIN1 gene encoding sodium/potassium-transporting ATPase subunit beta-1-interacting protein 1, translated as MGRCNGRCTLVGFCCLQLVAALERQIFDFLGYQWAPILANFLHIMAVILGIFGTIQYRSRYLMMYAVWLVLWVGWNAFIICFYLEVGRLSQDRDFIMTFNTSLHRSWWMENGPGCLVTPVLNSNLAPEDHHVITVSGCLLDYQYIEVVSSATQIFLALFGFVYACYVSKVFLEEEDSFDFIGGFDSYGYQAPQKTSHLQLQPLYTSG; from the exons ATGGGGAGATGCAACGGGCGATGCACGCTGGTGGgattctgctgcctgcagctg GTCGCGGCGCTGGAGCGGCAGATCTTTGATTTCCTGGGATACCAGTGGGCCCCCATCCTGGCGAACTTCTTACACATCATGGCCGTgattttgggtatttttgggacCATCCAGTACAGATCCAGATACCTCATGATG TACGCCGTGTGGTTGGTGCTGTGGGTCGGCTGGAACGCCTTCATCATCTGCTTCTACCTGGAGGTCGGGCGCTTGTCACAG GACCGAGACTTCATCATGACCTTCAACACCTCGCTGCACCGCTCGTGGTGGATGGAGAACGGCCCGGGCTGCCTGGTGACGCCGGTGCTGAACTCCAACCTGGCGCCCGAGGACCACCACGTCATCACCGTCAGCGGCTGCCTGCTCGACTACCAGTACATCGAGGTGGTGAGCAGCGCCACGCAGATCTTCCTGGCG CTCTTCGGCTTCGTCTACGCCTGCTACGTCAGCAAAGTgttcctggaggaggaggacagcT TTGATTTCATCGGCGGCTTTGACTCCTACGGCTACCAGGCGCCCCAGAAGACGTCGCACCTGCAGCTACAGCCGCTCTACAC CTCGGGATAA